One window of Fusobacterium polymorphum genomic DNA carries:
- a CDS encoding ComEA family DNA-binding protein yields the protein MKKLMLLLGIFSLFSLSLYSAPDLSNNDYKIIMSSQNMKDEKEELMDINKVSEQDMLARKVSKSYVSKIIEYREITGGFDKLEDMKRIKGIGDATYQKLSKVFKVGSEPNKKMLNINSANEITLKYYGFSKKEIKKIQKYLDKNDRITDNIEFQKIVNKKTYERLKDLINYDGGKR from the coding sequence ATGAAAAAGTTGATGTTATTGTTAGGAATATTTAGTCTGTTTTCTTTAAGTTTGTATTCAGCACCAGATTTAAGCAACAATGATTATAAAATAATTATGAGTTCTCAAAATATGAAAGATGAAAAAGAAGAACTTATGGATATTAATAAAGTTAGTGAACAAGATATGTTAGCTAGAAAAGTATCTAAAAGTTATGTAAGTAAAATCATAGAATATAGAGAAATAACTGGTGGTTTTGATAAACTAGAAGATATGAAAAGAATAAAAGGTATAGGAGATGCAACTTATCAAAAATTATCTAAGGTTTTTAAGGTAGGCTCAGAACCAAATAAAAAGATGTTAAATATTAATTCAGCTAATGAGATAACTTTAAAATATTATGGCTTTTCTAAAAAAGAGATTAAAAAAATTCAAAAATATTTAGATAAAAATGATAGAATAACTGATAATATTGAATTTCAAAAGATAGTAAATAAGAAGACTTATGAAAGATTAAAAGATTTAATCAATTATGATGGAGGAAAAAGATAA
- a CDS encoding Hsp33 family molecular chaperone HslO: MGRLIRGISKNARFFVADTTDVVQEALDIHKYDEYSMKIFGKFCTLASLMGATLKGDDKLTIRTDTDGYIKNIVVTSDANGNIKGYLVNTTDENFDSLGKGTMRIIKDMGLKEPYVAISNIDYSNLPNDISAFFYNSEQIPTVISLAVESTNDGKILCAGAFMVQLLPNADEDFITKLERKAEAIRPMNELMKGGMSLERIINLLYDDMDTEDDSLVEEYEILEEKEIKYNCDCNSERFQKGIMTLGKEELKHIFEEEKEIEAQCQFCGKKYKFTENDFEDILKK; the protein is encoded by the coding sequence ATGGGAAGATTAATAAGAGGAATAAGTAAAAATGCTAGATTTTTTGTGGCAGATACAACAGATGTAGTTCAAGAAGCCTTAGATATACATAAATATGATGAATATTCTATGAAAATATTTGGAAAATTTTGTACTTTGGCAAGCTTGATGGGAGCAACATTAAAAGGAGATGATAAGTTAACTATTAGGACAGATACTGATGGATATATAAAAAATATAGTTGTAACCTCAGATGCCAATGGAAATATAAAAGGTTATCTTGTAAATACAACAGATGAAAATTTTGATAGTTTAGGAAAAGGTACAATGAGAATAATTAAAGATATGGGCTTAAAAGAACCTTATGTAGCAATTAGCAATATTGATTATTCAAATTTACCTAATGATATAAGTGCATTTTTCTATAATTCAGAGCAAATTCCAACAGTTATTTCACTTGCAGTTGAATCTACAAATGATGGTAAAATTCTATGTGCAGGAGCTTTTATGGTGCAATTACTTCCTAATGCAGATGAAGACTTTATAACTAAATTAGAAAGAAAAGCAGAAGCTATAAGACCTATGAATGAGCTAATGAAAGGTGGAATGTCACTTGAAAGAATAATAAATCTTCTATATGATGATATGGACACAGAAGATGATAGTTTAGTTGAGGAATATGAAATCTTAGAAGAAAAAGAAATAAAGTATAACTGTGATTGTAATTCTGAAAGATTTCAAAAAGGTATTATGACACTTGGAAAAGAAGAATTAAAACATATTTTTGAAGAAGAAAAAGAGATTGAAGCTCAATGTCAGTTCTGTGGTAAAAAATATAAGTTCACTGAAAATGATTTTGAAGATATATTGAAAAAATAA
- a CDS encoding GlyGly-CTERM sorting domain-containing protein (This protein contains a GlyGly-CTERM protein-sorting domain, as detected by TIGR03501. These domains are found at the C-terminus of secreted proteins in organisms that possess both rhombosortase, which is an intramembrane serine proteinase (see TIGR03902), and a type II secretion system (T2SS). In at least some cases, such as VesB from Vibrio cholerae, cleavage by rhombosortase is followed first by attachment of a glycerophosphoethanolamine-containing moiety, then by transport by the T2SS across the outer membrane and release into the medium in soluble form.), translating to MSIYIEAINFDGGTTFLIILFLLMLWWRYNRK from the coding sequence ATGAGTATTTATATTGAGGCTATCAATTTTGATGGAGGAACAACATTTTTAATAATATTGTTCTTGTTAATGTTATGGTGGAGATATAATAGAAAATAA
- a CDS encoding TIGR00282 family metallophosphoesterase has translation MKVLVVGDIVGRPGRNTLQVFLEKYKDNYDFIIVNGENSAAGFGITIKIADEFLSWGVDVISGGNHSWDKKEIYEYMDNSDRILRPANYPEGVSGKGYTILEDKKGNKIALISLQGRVFMSAVDCPFRTAKKLIDEISKTTKNIIVDFHAEATSEKIALGKYLDGDISLFYGTHTHVQTADERILNNGTGYISDVGMTGSQNGVIGTNLETIINKFLTSLPQKFEVAEGDEQLCGIEVEIDEKTGKCQKIKRINWSENEGFRS, from the coding sequence ATGAAAGTACTAGTAGTAGGAGATATAGTAGGAAGACCTGGAAGAAACACTTTACAGGTGTTTTTAGAAAAATATAAAGATAATTATGATTTCATTATAGTAAATGGAGAAAATTCAGCAGCTGGTTTTGGAATTACAATAAAGATAGCAGATGAATTTTTATCTTGGGGAGTAGATGTAATAAGTGGAGGAAATCATAGCTGGGATAAAAAAGAAATTTATGAATATATGGATAATTCAGATAGAATTTTAAGACCTGCTAATTATCCAGAAGGAGTTTCTGGAAAAGGTTACACAATTTTAGAAGATAAAAAGGGAAATAAAATAGCTTTAATTTCTTTACAAGGTAGAGTTTTTATGAGTGCTGTTGACTGTCCTTTTAGAACTGCAAAGAAGTTAATAGATGAGATTTCAAAAACAACTAAAAATATAATAGTAGATTTTCATGCAGAAGCAACTTCTGAAAAAATTGCATTAGGAAAATACTTAGATGGAGATATTTCACTTTTCTATGGAACTCACACTCATGTACAAACAGCAGATGAAAGAATATTAAATAATGGAACTGGATATATTTCAGATGTAGGGATGACAGGTTCACAAAATGGAGTTATAGGAACAAATTTAGAAACTATAATAAATAAATTTTTAACTTCATTACCACAAAAGTTTGAAGTTGCAGAAGGGGATGAACAACTGTGTGGAATAGAAGTGGAAATTGATGAAAAGACTGGAAAATGTCAAAAAATAAAAAGAATAAATTGGAGTGAAAATGAAGGTTTTAGAAGCTAA
- the prmA gene encoding 50S ribosomal protein L11 methyltransferase, which translates to MKVLEAKIIYESDDLEKYKKIISDIFYDFGVTGLKIEEPILNKDPLNFYKDEKQFLISENSVSAYFPLNIYSEKRKKVLEETFAEKFSEDEDIVYNLDFYEYDEEDYQNSWKKYLFVEKVSEKFVVKPTWREYEKQDNELVIELDPGRAFGTGSHPTTSLLLKLMEKQDFSNKSVIDIGTGSGILMIAGKFLGAGEVYGTDIDEFSMEVAKENLILNNISLNDVKLLKGNLLEVIENKKFDIVVCNILADVLVKLLDEIKYILKENSIVLFSGIIEDKLNEVVSKAEDVGLEVVEVKADKEWRAVYFKRK; encoded by the coding sequence ATGAAGGTTTTAGAAGCTAAAATTATCTATGAAAGTGATGATTTAGAGAAATACAAGAAAATAATTTCAGATATATTCTATGATTTTGGAGTTACAGGCTTAAAAATAGAAGAGCCTATTTTAAATAAGGACCCTTTAAATTTCTATAAAGATGAGAAACAATTTTTAATATCTGAAAATTCAGTATCTGCTTATTTTCCATTGAATATTTACTCAGAAAAAAGAAAAAAAGTTTTAGAAGAAACTTTTGCTGAAAAGTTTTCAGAAGATGAAGATATAGTTTATAACTTAGATTTCTATGAATATGATGAGGAAGATTATCAAAATAGCTGGAAAAAATATTTATTTGTTGAAAAAGTCAGTGAAAAATTTGTTGTAAAACCTACTTGGAGAGAATATGAAAAGCAAGATAATGAACTTGTTATAGAACTTGACCCAGGTAGAGCCTTTGGAACAGGTTCACACCCCACAACTTCACTTCTGTTAAAGTTAATGGAAAAACAAGATTTTTCTAATAAATCTGTAATAGATATAGGTACAGGTTCTGGAATACTTATGATAGCAGGGAAATTTTTAGGAGCTGGTGAAGTCTATGGAACAGATATAGATGAATTTTCTATGGAAGTTGCTAAGGAAAATCTAATTTTAAATAATATTTCTTTAAATGATGTAAAACTTTTAAAAGGAAACTTACTTGAAGTTATTGAAAATAAGAAATTTGATATAGTTGTATGTAATATTTTGGCAGATGTTTTAGTAAAATTGCTTGATGAAATTAAATATATTTTAAAAGAAAATTCAATAGTCCTATTTTCTGGAATAATTGAAGATAAATTAAATGAAGTAGTAAGTAAGGCAGAAGATGTAGGACTTGAAGTGGTTGAAGTCAAGGCTGATAAAGAATGGAGAGCAGTGTACTTTAAAAGAAAATAA